One part of the Microbacterium aurugineum genome encodes these proteins:
- a CDS encoding LacI family DNA-binding transcriptional regulator, translating to MEDVAREAGVSGQTVSRVVNARGYVGATTRERVEAAMHRLGYRPNSAARALRSGRFRTIGVVMFSFSSYGNQRTLDAIAVRAAQLGYALTLIPVESSAGETVAGAFRRLEEHAVDGIIIVIEAHQLDEADIEIPEALPVVFVDSNRGETHPFVDTDQAQGARLATEHLLELGHETVWHVAGPARSYSAERRREAWRETLEQHGRRVPEPLPGDWSAASGYEAGVELRERGEVTAVFAANDQMAIGVLRAFREVGREVPGDVSIVGFDGLPDAAQLWPPLTTVQQHPERVGALAVDALLAELDGTGRQQTPLVSCELIVRASTAPPRKR from the coding sequence ATGGAGGACGTCGCCCGGGAGGCCGGAGTCTCAGGGCAGACCGTGTCCCGCGTCGTGAACGCCCGGGGCTACGTCGGTGCGACCACCCGTGAGCGCGTCGAAGCCGCGATGCATCGTCTCGGCTACCGGCCCAACAGCGCGGCGCGTGCTCTGCGATCAGGACGCTTCCGCACCATCGGCGTCGTGATGTTCTCGTTCAGCTCGTACGGAAATCAGCGCACGCTCGACGCGATCGCGGTGCGCGCCGCCCAGCTCGGCTATGCCCTCACCCTCATCCCGGTGGAGTCGAGTGCCGGTGAGACCGTGGCCGGTGCGTTCCGGAGGCTCGAAGAGCATGCCGTTGACGGCATCATCATCGTGATCGAGGCGCACCAGCTCGACGAGGCCGACATCGAGATCCCCGAGGCCCTCCCCGTCGTGTTCGTCGACTCGAACCGCGGCGAGACCCATCCGTTCGTCGACACGGATCAGGCGCAGGGTGCCCGCTTGGCGACCGAGCACCTGCTCGAACTCGGGCATGAGACCGTCTGGCACGTCGCCGGTCCCGCCCGTTCCTACTCCGCGGAGCGACGCAGGGAGGCCTGGAGGGAGACGCTGGAGCAGCACGGGCGTCGCGTGCCGGAGCCGCTGCCGGGGGACTGGTCCGCCGCGTCGGGTTACGAAGCCGGTGTCGAACTGCGCGAGCGCGGCGAGGTCACCGCCGTCTTCGCCGCGAACGACCAGATGGCGATCGGCGTGCTGAGGGCCTTTCGCGAGGTCGGCCGCGAGGTGCCGGGCGACGTCAGCATCGTCGGTTTCGACGGCCTGCCCGACGCTGCACAGCTGTGGCCGCCCCTGACCACCGTGCAGCAGCATCCGGAACGCGTGGGAGCTCTCGCGGTGGACGCGCTGCTCGCCGAGCTCGACGGCACCGGACGTCAGCAGACGCCGCTCGTGAGCTGCGAACTCATCGTGCGCGCGAGCACGGCACCTCCGCGGAAGCGCTGA
- a CDS encoding carbohydrate ABC transporter permease: protein MTTEIPAPLGAPGVRRRDRRDWKGWSFVGPFMVVFALVFLTPLAYALYLSFFQEKLIGGTAFVGLDNYVRALTDPQFWEAFGRVLLFLVVQVPIMLLLALGAALALDSARLRGASFFRILIFLPYAVPAVVAVLMWGYIYGDQFGLTSNINDFLGIDAITPFAKEWMLVSIGNIVTWEFVGYNMLIFYSSLKTIPTDMYEAAALDGAGAWRTIFSIKIPSVRGALVIATIFSIIGSFQLFNEPNILRPLAPNVITTFFTPNMYAYNLSFAGQQFNYAATIAIIMGVITAVIAYVVQLRGSTSEVR, encoded by the coding sequence ATGACGACTGAAATCCCCGCACCCCTGGGCGCCCCCGGCGTCCGACGGCGCGACAGGCGCGACTGGAAGGGCTGGTCCTTCGTCGGCCCGTTCATGGTCGTGTTCGCCCTGGTGTTCCTGACACCGCTCGCCTACGCGCTGTATCTCAGCTTCTTCCAGGAGAAGCTGATCGGCGGAACCGCCTTCGTCGGCCTGGACAACTACGTCCGCGCGCTCACCGACCCGCAGTTCTGGGAGGCGTTCGGCCGCGTGCTCCTCTTCCTGGTGGTGCAGGTGCCGATCATGCTCCTCCTCGCGCTCGGCGCCGCCCTCGCCCTGGACAGCGCACGCCTGCGCGGAGCGTCGTTCTTCCGCATCCTGATCTTCCTCCCCTACGCGGTTCCCGCCGTCGTCGCGGTCCTCATGTGGGGCTACATCTACGGCGACCAGTTCGGCCTCACCAGCAACATCAACGACTTCCTCGGCATCGACGCGATCACGCCGTTCGCCAAGGAATGGATGCTCGTCTCGATCGGCAACATCGTCACCTGGGAGTTCGTCGGCTACAACATGCTGATCTTCTACTCCTCGCTCAAGACGATCCCGACCGACATGTACGAGGCGGCCGCCCTGGACGGCGCGGGCGCCTGGCGCACGATCTTCTCCATCAAGATCCCCTCCGTGCGCGGGGCGCTCGTGATCGCGACGATCTTCTCGATCATCGGCAGCTTCCAGCTGTTCAACGAGCCCAACATCCTGCGCCCGCTGGCTCCGAACGTGATCACCACGTTCTTCACCCCGAACATGTACGCGTACAACCTGTCGTTCGCCGGTCAGCAGTTCAACTACGCCGCGACGATCGCCATCATCATGGGCGTGATCACGGCCGTCATCGCCTACGTCGTGCAGCTGCGCGGCTCGACATCGGAGGTGCGCTGA
- a CDS encoding carbohydrate ABC transporter permease yields the protein MALPLARPSRRRDDPLKPRKSNTLLIVMVIYALYTLVPLVWLLFSSTKTQAGLFSSFGLWFADDFAFFDNLVATFSYRDGIFLRWLGNTLLYVVVGAGGATLLATMAGYGLAKFRFPGRRAVFAVVLGAVAVPGTALAVPTFLLFSELGLTNTPWAVIIPSLISPFGLYLIWVFASESVPTELLEAARIDGAGEFRTFFTISMRLLAPGIVTVALFTVVATWNNYFLPLIMLSDPAWYPLTVGLNQWSAQAIGAGSQPIYNLVIMGSLLTIIPIVIAFLLLQRFWQSGLTAGSVKQ from the coding sequence ATGGCACTCCCCCTCGCCCGCCCCTCGCGCCGACGCGACGATCCGCTGAAGCCCCGCAAGTCCAACACGCTGCTGATCGTGATGGTCATCTACGCGCTGTACACGCTCGTCCCGCTGGTGTGGCTGCTCTTCAGCTCGACCAAGACGCAAGCCGGACTCTTCAGCTCCTTCGGCCTCTGGTTCGCCGACGACTTCGCGTTCTTCGACAACCTCGTCGCCACGTTCTCCTACCGCGACGGCATCTTCCTCCGCTGGCTGGGCAACACCCTGCTCTACGTGGTGGTCGGCGCCGGCGGTGCGACACTGCTCGCCACGATGGCCGGCTACGGACTCGCGAAGTTCCGCTTCCCCGGGCGGCGCGCGGTGTTCGCCGTGGTCCTCGGCGCCGTGGCGGTGCCGGGTACGGCACTGGCCGTGCCGACCTTCCTGCTCTTCAGCGAGCTCGGGCTCACGAACACGCCCTGGGCCGTGATCATCCCCTCGCTCATCAGCCCGTTCGGGCTGTACCTGATCTGGGTGTTCGCCTCCGAATCGGTGCCGACCGAACTCCTCGAGGCCGCACGCATCGACGGAGCCGGCGAGTTCCGGACGTTCTTCACGATCTCGATGCGGCTTCTCGCCCCGGGCATCGTCACGGTCGCGCTCTTCACGGTCGTCGCCACCTGGAACAACTACTTCCTGCCGCTGATCATGCTGTCGGACCCCGCCTGGTACCCCCTGACCGTCGGCCTGAACCAATGGAGCGCTCAGGCCATCGGCGCGGGATCCCAGCCGATCTACAACCTCGTGATCATGGGCTCGCTCCTCACGATCATCCCGATCGTCATCGCCTTCCTGCTGCTGCAGCGCTTCTGGCAGTCAGGTCTCACCGCGGGAAGCGTCAAGCAATAG
- a CDS encoding ABC transporter substrate-binding protein, which produces MKHLPSPTRRSLAVLAAGTVAALALAGCSTGGTNDSGSGTDAGSGSFDAVEAALEKGGEITYWSWTPSAEAQVEAFQKEYPNVTVNLVNAGTNNEEYTKLQNAIKAGSGAPDVVQIEYYAFPQFALTDAFADLSAYGFADFEDDYTASTWNSVTNGDAIYGLPQDSGPMALFYNKTVFDAAGVPVPTTWDEYYEAAKKIHAANPDAYITNDAGDAGFATSMIWQAGGKPFETSGTDVTIDLQDAGSKKWTENWNRLVEEDLIAPYGSWSDEWFRALGDGSLASLVIGAWMPGNLISGAPDGAGDWRVAPMPTYDGTPASAENGGGGQAVTTQSENPELAAGFLWWLNNSEESISIFLESGGFPSTTAELSSEEFLSDAPEYFGGQKINEVLAAAADDVVEGWSYLPYQVYANSIFGDTVGQSYQNGTDLNDGLTAWQDALVEYGNAQGFTVNK; this is translated from the coding sequence ATGAAGCACCTTCCCTCACCGACCCGGCGCAGCCTCGCCGTGCTCGCCGCCGGAACCGTGGCAGCACTGGCGCTGGCCGGCTGCAGCACCGGTGGCACGAACGACTCCGGTTCCGGCACCGATGCGGGCTCCGGCTCCTTCGACGCCGTCGAAGCCGCCCTCGAGAAGGGCGGCGAGATCACGTACTGGTCCTGGACCCCGTCCGCCGAGGCGCAGGTCGAGGCCTTCCAGAAGGAGTACCCGAACGTCACCGTCAATCTGGTCAACGCCGGGACGAACAACGAGGAGTACACCAAGCTGCAGAACGCGATCAAGGCGGGCTCCGGCGCCCCCGACGTCGTGCAGATCGAGTACTACGCCTTCCCGCAGTTCGCCCTCACCGACGCCTTCGCCGACCTCTCGGCCTACGGGTTCGCCGACTTCGAGGACGACTACACCGCCTCGACCTGGAACTCCGTCACGAACGGCGACGCGATCTACGGTCTGCCGCAGGACTCCGGCCCCATGGCCCTGTTCTACAACAAGACCGTGTTCGACGCCGCGGGTGTCCCGGTGCCTACCACGTGGGACGAGTACTACGAGGCCGCCAAGAAGATCCACGCGGCGAACCCCGACGCGTACATCACCAACGACGCCGGGGACGCGGGCTTCGCGACCTCGATGATCTGGCAGGCCGGCGGAAAGCCGTTTGAGACCTCGGGCACCGACGTCACGATCGACCTGCAGGACGCGGGCTCGAAGAAGTGGACCGAGAACTGGAACCGCCTCGTCGAGGAGGACCTGATCGCGCCCTACGGCAGCTGGAGCGACGAGTGGTTCCGTGCCCTCGGCGACGGCAGCCTCGCCAGCCTCGTGATCGGCGCCTGGATGCCCGGAAACCTCATCTCGGGCGCACCCGACGGCGCAGGCGACTGGCGCGTCGCGCCCATGCCGACGTATGACGGCACCCCGGCGAGCGCGGAGAACGGCGGTGGCGGCCAGGCCGTCACGACGCAGAGCGAGAACCCTGAGCTGGCGGCCGGCTTCCTGTGGTGGTTGAACAACTCCGAGGAGAGCATCTCGATCTTCCTCGAGAGCGGCGGGTTCCCGTCCACGACCGCCGAGCTGTCCAGCGAGGAGTTCCTCTCCGACGCTCCCGAGTACTTCGGCGGCCAGAAGATCAACGAGGTACTCGCCGCCGCGGCCGATGACGTCGTCGAAGGGTGGAGCTACCTGCCCTACCAGGTGTACGCGAACAGCATCTTCGGCGACACCGTCGGCCAGTCGTACCAGAACGGCACCGATCTGAACGACGGCTTGACCGCCTGGCAGGACGCGCTGGTCGAGTACGGCAACGCGCAGGGCTTCACCGTCAACAAGTAA